Below is a window of Undibacterium sp. YM2 DNA.
GAATTCACCCGGCAGTATTTTTGCGGCATCACAATCAAACGTCCTGTCATAATAGACATTCGTCGCAAAATGCTCTTCACTTAGCTGGCTCATGGATTACCCTTTTGCAAATTGCGCAATGTCGCTCTGCTGCCTGCCGTATGGGATTTACCCAGTTCATAAACTGTTTTCCCTCTCAGCTTGAAATCATCTGAGACATACAGGAAATTTTCCGAATGACCGGCGAACAACAGACCGTCTGACTTCATCAAGGGAACAAACTTCTTCAAGATTTTACCCTGCGTAGGCTTGTCAAAATAAATCATGACATTCCGGCAAAAAATTGCATCGAATTCGCCACTTAAAGGCCAGCCATCTTCCAATAAATTCAACTGTTTAAATGTAATCAGGTCCCGTAATTCCGGCCTGACTCTGACCAGGCCTTCCTGGGCACCCTTGCCTTTCAAGAAGAATTTTCGCGTTCTCTCAGCAGACAATTTTTCTATACGATCAAGGTTGTATACGCCACGGGATGCTGTCTCCAGTACATTGGTATCTATATCCGTGGCAATGATGTGTGCGGGCGGACGCAGAGTTCCGAATGCTTCGCAAAGCGTAATGGCGATAGAATACGGCTCCTCACCGGTAGAGCTGGCAGAACACCAGATATTGACCGGCTCATGCTTCCTGGCAATGTGTTCAGCGAGTATGGGAAAGTGATGCTCTTCCCTGAAGAATGAAGTCAGGTTAGTCGTCAGGGCGTTGGTAAATGCTTCCCATTCAGACTCAATCTGATTACTTTCAAGGCCATCCAGATATTCAGAAAACGAGCTGATACCAGTCGCCCGCAAACGACGTGCAAGCCGGCTATACACCATTTCCTGCTTGCTATCTGCCAAGGAAATGCCAGCTCGTTTGTAAATCAGATCCCTGACACGGTCAAAATCCCTGGAGTTAAACGCAAACTCCTTTGAAGTGTCTGATCTGGCTTTATCGATGGATTTCGTCATTCAATGCTTTCCCAAACTTTCCCCATCCTGTTTCAGAGACGAAAGCTGATTTCAAATAAAAATCCAGATAATCAAGATTACAAAGACATTTTGCCAGACTGAAAGATATTTACTGTTAATTAAGTTAAATTACAAGCGTCTTTGATACGCTACCGTGACACTTTTTACATGACTAGCGTTTTAAGCGGGACGCCTGCAAACGTGCAGGCGTAACCACACTCTACAATCAATAATTTAAAATTCTTCCCAGTCGTCTTCAGCAGGTTTGCCCTGCTCTGCGGCTGGCTTGCTGGCCCGCGCACCCGCACCGGCTGATGCAGACGCAGCAGGAGTCGCCGCCCTTGGCAAAGCCTTCACCTGAGACCTGGTATTCGTGACTGGCTTATTTGCGACATTACTTGCCACCTTACTGACAACTGGTTTGACTTGCTGACTTAATTGGGCGGCATTTCCGTTGAGTTTGAATACACTGACTGCCTGGGCCAATGCCACTGCCTGTTCTTCCATACTCTCTGCCGCCGCTGCTGCCTGCTCAACCAAAGCCGCATTCTGTTGCGTCATTTCATCCATTTGCGTAATCGCCAGATTTACCTGTTCTATGCCTGAACTTTGTTCCTGGCTGGCCGCCGTGATCTCACTCATGATGTCGGCTACATGCTGGACACTGGTGACAATCTCATCCATGGTCTTGCCTGCCTCATCGACGAGCTTGCTACCCTGATCAACTTTATCGACCGAGTCACTGATGAGGGATTTGATTTCCTTGGCTGCACTGGCACTGCGCTGTGCAAGATTGCGCACTTCGGCAGCGACCACTGCAAAACCGCGACCTTGTTCACCGGCACGGGCAGCTTCTACCGCAGCGTTCAAGGCCAGGATATTGGTCTGGAAGGCGATGCCATCAATAACGCCGATGATATCGACGATCTTGCGTGAACTCTCTTTGATCGAGCCCATGGTATTGACCACTTGCCCTACGACTTCACCACCCTTGACCGCAACGCTGGAGGCAGAAACCACAAGCTGATTGGCCTGGCGCGCATTGTCGGCATTTTGCCTGACGGTGCTGGTCAGCTCTTCCATCGAGCTTGCTGTTTCTTCCAGTGAACTGGCCTGAGATTCTGTGCGGCTGGACAGATCGGCATTACCTGAGGCTATTTCTTGCGAGGCTACGGTAATGGTTTCTGTACCTGTCCTGACCTGTCCGACTGTTGAAGCCAGATTGTCATTCATGTTTTTCAGTGCCTGGAACAATGATGTAACTTCATCATGACCCGATACACTTACCTGGCTGCGCAAATCCCCCTCAGCAACGGTCTCTGCCAGGCTAAGGGCTTCTTGCAAGGGTTGGGTAATACTGCGTGTGATAGTCCAGGCAAACAAGGCACCCAAAGCGGCTGCAGATGAAAGTATGACATACAGCCAGATAGTTAGTTTTGCACCAGCGGCTGCGAAATTTTCAAACACTTGCTTGGAGGCTACATCCTGCAGATCAACGAGCTTATTCATTTCCAAAATGGATTTGGAGCTCAGCGGATCAATCACTGACGCAATAATTTTTGCGGCACCTTCAGCATTAAATGCCAGGGCCTGACCGACTGCATCTTTTAATGGCTTTTCTATTTCCTTATCAATTTTTGCGATGTCACCGAGAATTTTCTTTTCTTCCTCGTTCAGACCAAGGGACGCAATCTTTTCTTTAGCATCTTCATACTTTTTCCTTTGCGTCTTGACCTTGGTTTCTTCTTTTTGCATTTCACCGACATCGGACTGTATGCCGATATTGCGCATGGCTATGCCGCCTTCAAACAAGGCGCTTTTCATGTTGTTGGCCAGCACCTGCTTTTGTGCAGCCAGGTTCAAGCCTTCTATCATGGCCTTGCGATTGTTGCCACTCAATGCATTGACGAATAAGATAACGGCGATCAGACCCACCAAAATAAGTCCAAAGCCAACACCCAAACGGGTACCAATTTTAAAATTTCTCAGATTCATAGCGTCTCCTATTTATTTTTTAGTCAGTTCTATGTCTACATTTTTTTATCAGTAGCCACTCAGAGAGAAACTAGATCATCATGCTGCTGCATCAACAAGTCCCATTTCTGGACTCGACATCAATTTGTCTATATCAACAAGTATCAACATACGGTCATCCAGCGTACCCAGACCAATCAGGAAATCCGTACTGAAAGTCGTTCCCATTTCAGGAGCCGGCCTGACTTGTTCGGGCAGTAAAGTCGTCACATCGGAAACGCTATCGACCACCATGCCAACTATGCGCCCTTCTATATTGAGAATGATGACCACCGTGAACTGGTCATAAGTAGGCGTCCCCAGATTGAATTTGATACGCATATCGACCACGGGCACAATAATGCCGCGCAAGTTGATAACGCCCTTCAAAAAATCAGGTGCATTAGCAATTCTCGTCACGGCCTCATAACCACGTATTTCCTGAACTTTGAGAATGTCGATACCATATTCTTCATTACCCAAAGTAAAAGCAAGGAATTCATGCCCGGCAATATCAGATTTAGCTCCATCTTTTGAGCCTTGATCACTACCCTGTGAAATTTGCGTCATTTCTTTTTCCTCGTCTTAAATTTCTGATTCAATTTTCATCGCGCAGTACGCAAAACAGCAGCGACATCCAAAATAAGTGCAACGCCACCATCACCCAGGATAGTTGCGCCGGAGATCCCTGGGACCTTCTTGTAATTCGACTCTATGTTTTTCACTACTACCTGCTGCTGCCCGACCAGGTCATCAACAAACAAGGCCGCTTTTTTACCATCGACTTCAACGATGACGACTATGCCATCAGATGGATCGGTATACTTTGGTTCAATATCAAAGTACTCGTATAAAGGTACCAGCGGCAGATATTCGTCACGCACTTTCACCACCCTGCCCTTGCCACTGATTTCTTTGATATCTGCCTTGGCGGGCTGCAGCGACTCCATGACAAAGCCCAGGGGCAAAATATAAATTTCATTGCCGAATTTAATCGACATGCCGTCAAGTATCGCCAGTGTCAATGGCAAGGAAATCGTGATTGTCGTGCCATAACCCATGGCTGAGCGTATATCAACAACACCGCCCATGGCGGTAATATTACGCTTGACCACATCCATGCCCACACCACGGCCAGAAACGTCAGTTACCGTCTCCGCAGTAGAAAACCCAGGGGCAAAAATCAGCAACCAGACTTCACTGTCACTCATGGAATCTGAAACCGCCAGACCATTTTGCCTGGCCTTGGCAAGAATTTTCTCTCTGTGCAGGCCACCACCGTCATCACTGACTTCGATGACGATATTGCCGCCCTGATGCACGGCTGACAGGGACAATTTACCAGCCTCGCCTTTACCGGCCTGCAGCCTTGCGGCTGGCATTTCTATGCCATGATCAATACTATTTCTGACCAGATGAGTCAGCGGATCGACGATACGCTCTATCAAGCCTTTATCAAGCTCGGTTGAAGCACCATAAGTTACAAATTCGACTTTCTTGCCCAGCTTGCTGGCCAGGTCCCTGACCATGCGCGGGAAACGCGAAAAAACATAATCCATAGGCATCATGCGTATGGACATCACTGCCTCTTGCAGGTCACGGGTATTTCTCGTCAGATGAGCGATACTACTCAACAGACGCTCATTCGCAATCGGATCAAGGTCCTGGGTACGTTGTTCCAGCATCGCTTGAGTAATGACCAGTTCGCCAATCAGATTGATCAACTGATCAACTTTTTCTATGCCTACCCTGATGGTGGAAGACTCTTGAGAAGCAGCGGGTTTTTCCACCTTTTTCTCAGCTTGCGGTGCCTGCTTCTCAGGCAGCGCTATCTCTGGCGTTTTCTCGACAATGGCATCAGCCTTGCCCTCTTCTGGCGGGAACATCGATTCCAGCGGCTCAAAAAAACCATAGCCAAGTTCATCTTCCGTAGGTGCGGCCTTTTTGACAGGCAGATTAGCTATCTGTTCTTCAGTAATTTTCAGCGTATCGGGATTGAGAATAAAAGAGCAGATAGATATGATGTCATCCTTGCTCTCATTGGTGCGCAATGCAAGAACCACATTCTTGCCATTATTATCCAGCCGTGAAATCGCCCCCAAAAGTCCAAGCTCGGACATGATCGCTGCAGCATCTGCCTCTGACACCTCAGGCATTTCGATTTTGTATGCCGTCTTGAATACGACATCCGCATGATCCATTTCTGAATGATGACTGATAAAACTGGCCGTTGGCGCAGCCACAGGTACCGCGTCCTGCGACAGAGATTGCAACAACATCCTGACATCTGCTACCGCATCCTGATCGACAGGTGTACCCAGCCTGTGCCCATCAAGCTGCATCTTTAAAATATCTTTGGCGATCAGAAAAGCATCTACATGCTCCCCTGTCAACGCCATTTCTCCCTTGCGTATTTTATCGAGCAGTGACTCCAGTATATGCGTCACCTCCGTCATATCTGTCAGGCCAAAGGTCGAAGCACCACCCTTGATGGAATGAGCTGCCCTGAATATGGCATTCAAATCCTCAGGATCAGGCGAAGAGATATCGACGCCAAGTAACAATTTTTCCTTCTCGGCAAGAAGCTCTTCCGCCTCGTCGAAAAACACTTGGAAAAACTGACTCATGTCAATCGTCATTATTAAACTCCGTGATTTACATTTGTTTGCCCAGACACCGGGCCAATAATTCAGCCAATCACTTTTTTAACTACTTCAGTCAACTTCTGTGGATCAAAGGGTTTGACCAGCCAGCCATTCGCACCAGCTGCACGCCCCTTCGCCTTCATGTCATCACTTGATTCTGTTGTCAGCATCAGGATAGGTACGCGCGCATAAGACGGCAGGCCACGCAAGGACTTGATCAGGGTCAACCCATCCATTCTTGGCATATTCTGATCTGTCAGCACCAGATCCACCACCTGGTTACGCGCTTTTTCCAGACCATCCTGGCCATCTACCGCCTCGATTACCTGATATCCGGCTGCTTTTAAACTGAAAGCTACCATCTGCCTCAGAGAGCCAGAATCATCCACAGCTAAAATTGTCTTGGCCATATTTACTCCGTTATACGAATTGTAGGCAGCTTCAGCTTGCTGCCACTTGATTTAAAATAACTCTATGTCACCGCTATCCATATGCTTTTGATGCACTGCTTTACGTAACAAATTCTTCAGGTCGGCGCTTTGCTTTTCCAGGCGCAAGGTAGTCTCACGCAACAAGGCTGTCAACTCATCCGTTTCACCGTCATGCTGCATATCATTGCCGACCACACCCAAGGTTCCCAGCACTTCACGCAAACCTTCACACCTTTGCAAGGTGCGCGATATCAACTGGCTGGTCAAATCCTGGAATTGCAAACTGGTCACAGCCGAACTGATATGCGTGGCAATATCTTCCTGAATTGCCTTGAGCCGTAACACACTGTCGTCGGCAACACCTCCAGAACTGATGATCAGGTTGATTTCTTCCTGCTCACTCGATATGGCGGAGTGCAGCGCCATGAAACTGACGCCCAGCTTTTCTATCGCTTCACCCAAGAGTATCGTTGTTTGCGCAAGGTCAGTCTCAACCTCCAGCAAATGTGCATTTCCATGATCAGACACACCTGATAAAAGTTGCTTAACCTGAGAACCCAACAGTTTCTTTTTGGACATCTTAAGCATCCTATCTATGCATATTGACTTAATGATGCTGCAGTCTTACTTGTAGCTTGTCTATATCAAGGCTTGACTGAAATTTCAGCGCTTGAGTCAGACTGATTTGCAACCTCAATAGAGCCGCCGTCCTGTGAAGCAGATTCTTCTGCCTTTTTATTCATGACGATAATACTGATCCTGCGGTTGATCGGATTAAGTGGATCTGCCTTGTCAAACAGAACCGAGGACGACAAGCCAACCACTCTCAACACCTTGGATTCGTCCATGCCACCATAAATCAGTTCCCGCCTGGAGGCATTGGCACGGTCGGCAGACAATTCCCAATTGCTATAACCTCGCTCACCACTGCCATAGGGAGCCGCATCAGTATGACCCGACAGGCTGATGCGATTCGGTACATCATTAAGTGCCTTGCCAATCTCATGCAAAATTTCCCGCGTGTATGGTTGCAGGTCTGCCTTGGCCGAAGCAAACATGGGACGATTTTGCTCATCTACCATCTGTATCCGCAAACCGTCAGTAGTGATATCAAGTAAAAGCTGTTTCTTGTATTGTTTTAGCGTAGGGTTGGATTCTATGGCAGCTTCAATCTTGGACTTCAGGCCCTTCAGCCGCTCTGCCTCAACTTTTGCCAGGGCGGCCTCAGCAGCTTGCAGGTTATAAGTTTTCTTTTGCGTGTCAATCTCACCTTTACGGCTTTGCCCTTCACGCGCACTCAAATCCTTGCCACCACCCTTGATCACACTGGAACTATCACCGCTACCGTCGCCACCCGCCATTGCCACTTTTAAAGGTGTCTGAAAATACTCAGCTATACCATTCAAATTACCTTTGGCAGTCGAGCCCAGCAACCACATCAACAGGAAAAACGCCATCATTGCTGTCACAAAGTCAGCGTAGGCAATTTTCCAGGCACCACCATGATGGCCACCAGCCACCTTCTTGATGCGCTTTACAATAATCGGTCGTAGTTCTTCGCTTGCCATCATCAATCCAGTTTTTATTATTTAGATTTCGATTGCTTAATATGATCTTCCAGTTCGCTGAACGTTGGCCTTTCAGTGGAATACAACACCTTCCTGCCAAATTCTACTGCCAGCGCAGGTGCATAACCATTCAGGCTTGCCAGCAAAGTCACTTTGATACATTGAAAAGTCTTGGATGACTCATCCAGTTGCTGTTCCATCAAACCGGCCAGCGGACCAACAAAACCATAAGCCAGCAAAATACCCAGGAAAGTACCCACCAGTGCATGTGCAATCAGGATACCAAGTTCTGATGGCGGGATACCCACAGATTCCATCGTATGCACCACCCCCATCACCGCCGCCACAATACCGAACGCCGGCAAGCCATCACCCAGCTTGGCAATGAAATGTGCAGGAACTGCACCTTCGTGATGATGCGTTTCCAATTCATTGTCCATCAGATTTTCAATCTGGAAGGCATCCATATTCCCCGAAACCATCAGACGCAGATAATCGCCTATGAATTCCATCATGTGATGATCATGAACAATAGAAGGATATTTGCTGAACAAGGGGCTGTCTTCAGGCTTCTCAATATCACCCTCGATAGACATCAGGCCTTCTTTGCGCACCTTTGTCAACACATCGAAGAGCATCGTCATCAGCTCCATGTAGAGAGCCTTGGTATATTTTGAGCCTTTCAGAACACCCGGAAGTGCCTTCATGGTGGCCTTCAGGGTTTTCGCATTGTTACCGACGAGGGAAGCGCCAACGGCAGCACCACCTATCATCAACAATTCCAGCGGCTGGAACAATACCGCAATATGTCCACCGGACATGACAAAGCCACCAAATACCGAGCCCAATACGACGAGATAGCCGACGATAACTAACACGAGCTGTTACTCCTTAGAGGGAATTTTTATAATATCGACTACACTACCTCAGACCGGAAGCATTCACCAGAAATGGAAGGTTAAATATTGCTTCTGGAATACATTTCACTATATGCATTATATGCGCCAGACATAAAGAACGGGGTCATTCGCATTGCTTTTTATAGTTAAATCCGCCTCAACACCGGGCACTTTGAACTCATAACTCATGAACTGCGTACCTGGCCGCATCTCAGCACGGACTTTTTCCCACAATCCTGGCATGGCCGCCGGAGACAAGTAGGCAAAGACCGCATCAAATTCAGCAAAATCCAGTTGCAAATAATCTTTTAAATAGAAACTCACCCTGGGGCCAGCCCATTTAGCCCTGAACCAGCTGACCAGCCAGGGAAAAGGCGCAACCTCCACCCCAAAAAAAGACTGCTGAGGACGCAATCTGGCAAGACTGACAGACACCCCCCAAAACCACTGCCGATATCAATGAAAGACAAACCATCGCGCGCAGGTAGTTGCTCAAGAATACACGGCAACAAACTGGATTTGGAAGGAAAATATGGAACTTGAGTGCGGTAAGTTGACCAAAACAACAATACCATCAACACGAAAATCGCCAGACTGATACCAGGATGCAGTTGAAAAACCAGCGAAGCGACGACCGCAAAGGGAAAGACGAACTGAATAAACCACCACCACCAGTTCATACGCAGCAGATAGCTGCAGGCAGAAGCAAGGCTGGCGTGAATGAAGAGCAGTAAAAAGGGGGAAAGTTTGCCGCCGAGTTGCCACCGGTCGGCGACATACAATAGATAAGACAGGCCTAAAGCCAATAGCTGGATAAGAACTGCCAGGAAAACGGGCGAAGAAAGCACTCCGCCATCTGGTAGGAATTTGCCTTTACGGGTTTTTGATGACGCTACCTCCAAGGCTCCTCCTGAATTTTATGCCACCATTTCCAGTGTGGCCTCCGCATCTTTTGCTTTTTTTGTTTTACCTGCCCGTGACGGGACGTGGCATAAACCACAAGCATAATCATCATGCAAATCCAGGCTATGCGCAACAAAATGCCCACCGCATTTGCAACATTTTGCAAAACTCAGCATTTTCCCCTCAAAGAAGCGCACCAGAGTCCAGGCACGTGTCAGGGATAAGACAGGCTCTTCGCCAGCAGGAACAGGCACCTGCTCCAGATACAGGCGGTATGCCTTGATGACAGCATCGATACCATCAACACCAGCATGCTCACGCAAATACTTATGGATGTTCATGAACAGGGACGAATGGATATTTGGCTGCCAGGTAATAAACCAGTCAGCAGAAAAAGGCAGCATGCCTTTTGGAGGGGATACCCCCTTCAACTCCTTGTATATCTTCAGCAGACGCTCACGCGACAAGGAAGTCTCAGATTCCAGCAACTGCAACCTGGCACCCAGATTGACCAATTCAATTGCCAATTGAATTTCGTGAGCCTCGTTTACTACGCTTTTGCTTGCCATGATATTTCTCCGTCCGCTTCGATTCAATGCCTGACAAATTAATGGATTTCTTCAACTGGCTGACCAGCCATCAAAATCGCAGCATGGGAATGCGCAAGCGCACGCTCCTTGTTGTAATTTGTCAACATGCACAAAATGGAACTATCTTCGAAGCGGAAGCGCGCCAACATCATGTTGGAGCCAGCCAGCTTCAAGATCTGGGCATTATTCAAACCTTCGATCAGGTCTGCAATTTCTTTACCAATACCCAAACGGAAAATAGCGGTCGCTTTATCAGCGCGAATCATTTGTTGTGCCAACATCAAATAACTCAAATTGGCATCCCGAATCTCGGCCATCATATCGTTCTGCGTCATTTTCCCACCCTCCAGTTTTGTTATCAGCGGCATGTTTGCGTTGCCAGTGAGATACATTGTGCAGGTTGGCCAAAAGTGGCTGTATAAGCGGGATTCCGTATTTAAAGCAAGAATAAAACGAAGACATGCCGTAGGAAAATATCCTACAGGCACATTTAGACATCTACAAAATGAAATTTCGTAGAAAACAGATTTTAATTTTTTCAAACCAACAAAATCGAGCAATTCGAAAAAATTTAATAAAAACAAAGACTTGCGCATAAATTTAGGTTTTATCGCATCGTCTTATAATCATTAACGGCAGCACTTTAGAAAACTTTAGGGAAAATTTAAAAATATTTTCGATTTATTTTCATTAGCTTGTAACGGCAACAAATTGTGAAATCTTTAGGGCTGATCGCAAAAAAAATCAAAAAAAAATCACCTGTTTGCAACAGGTGATTCATTTTGAGTTGATTACTTGGCTATTTAATCTATTGCTTCCTGCATTTATTGTCTTTCACACATATCAATAAGACCATAAACCTGGTTTATTTCCTACAAAGTCGCACGCCAGATGCATTTGTCTTTAATCTGCTTATCCAGCCCTGTCAGGAGTTTTTCGTGCTCACCCATCTCTTCTTCCGTGGCCATCAATACAGCAATCTCGCCAACCGGCATATCAAAAGCCACGACCTCCTGCACTTTTGGCGCATCGTCTTCTTCTACTTCAATCTCAAAGCTGTTCTGTCCGCGTGACATTGCCAGAAAAACATCTGCCAATAATTCAGCATCCAGCAAAGCGCCGTGCAATTTGCGGTGGGAATTCGAAATTTCATAACGGGTACAGAGCGCATCCAGCGAATTACGCTTACCTGGATGCAATTCTTTTGCCTGAACCAATGTATCAATGACACTGGGGCAATATTCTGTCAATACGGGCAAATCCAGACGCGCGAGTTCGGCATTCAAAAATCCGATGTCAAAAGGTGCGTTATGGATAATGATTTCGGCATCTTTGATATAAGCGCAAAACTCTTCGGCAATCTCGGCGAACTTAGGCTTGTCGCTCAAAAATTCGGTGGTCAGGCCGTGAACTGCCAAAGCACCTTCTTCGGAATCTCGCTCAGGATTGATGTAGCGATGGAAATTATTACCTGTCAGCTTGCGGTTTACTAATTCTACGCAACCAATTTCTATAATGCGGTCGCCATTGCGCGCATTCAAACCCGTGGTTTCGGTATCGAGGACCAACTGCCTACGCATGTTCAATACTCCTTTAAATTACAACACTTAATTTAATCAAAAACCCAGCGCAAGGAAATGCAGGCGGCCAAGCCATCCTGGCAAAACCGACTCTGCATACCAACTCCGGCGGCAAATAATAATTCGCGACCAACAGAAACATAAGGCAGGCGCTCCCTTTGCCAGAAAGGTATCTGCAAGGACTGAAAATGGCTCTTCATGTCGCGGGTAGGCCGGTTTTCGGCAAGTTTAAGGCGCTCTCCTCCCCTGCGCAAATGCATGGTCAACGACTGCTGCTTTAGCCAGGAGACATCCAGCCCATGCTCAGCCGCATCAAAATACAAACGGCCAGCAAACGCTGGGAAATGGATATGATCCTGCCCTTCCCAGACAAACTCCCGCAACTGGTCTTGCTCTGACACTCTCGTATTTTGCGCAGACAAATAGACGATGTTTTTATAGCGATGTATGGCGACAGTATCGTGGTGTACCGTAATACGCGCATCTTCACGCCCCTCAAATAGCTGGCTTTGCATTTCCTTCAGACGTGAAGTCGTAGGCATGCGTACGCCAGCCCTTGAAAACCAGTAACGGAACAAATTATCCCTGCGCGCAGGACTCAACGCACGCATGGCAGCAATGCCCAGTCCAGCATCAGTAGAGCAACTGGCGAAATCCTGCTGAGCGACTTCAAGCATCAAATCTTGCGCAGCCTGGAAATGCATAGCCGAACGGGCAATGCGCTCAGAATAACCCGGTGACAGGGTGTCAAGTACCGGCATGACGCTATGGCGTATGGCATTGCGCAGATAGCGCTGGTCAGTATTTGATTCATCTTCTATATAACGCAGGCCTCGCTGACTTGCATAGGCCTCCAGCGTTGCCCGCTTTTCAGACAACAATGGCCGCCCCAGCATGACCTGGTCATGACCAAACAGATTAGGCGCACGATGACATGCATCCATGCCTGACATGCCGGCCACTCCGCTGCCACGCAGCAATTGCAATAACAGGGTTTCTGCCTGATCGTCCTGATGATGGGCTGCCAGAATCAAGGGGATGCCTGTATCTTTCGCCATTCGCCCCAAAGCTTCATAGCGCCCCTTGCGAGCAGAAGCCTCGACACCATCACCGCTGTCGCGGGCAACCTGAATACGTTGAGCATGAAAGCCGACTTCACCTGAAACGCATATAGCCCGGCAATGATCTAGCCAGGCATCTGCGTTCGGGCTCAAACCATGATGGATGTGAAAAGCATGCAGTGAGATTTTGGCACGATGGCAATAATTGATGGCCAGGTCAAGCAAGACCGTAGAATCCAGGCCGCCGCTATAGCCTACAGCGAGGCCATTTTGCAGATTTCCTTCACAGCAATCAGCAATAATGGCATCGAGTTTTTTTGAGAATGTTTGCTCAAGACTGGAGCAATGTTGATCTGGCCTCATTCAGCAAGTTTCGTTTCCTTAAACTTGCCATAGCTCATTAATTTTTCATGACGTGCTGCCAGCAAGTCCTTGGTTTTGACGCCCTGGAACTGACGCAGGGTATCAGCCAAAGCACGTTTTACCAGTGCACACATTTGTTTTGGATCCCTGTGGGCTCCACCCAGAGGTTCATTGATGATCTTGTCTATCAGGCCCATGGCTTTGAGCCTGTGGGCAGTCAAGCCCAACGCTTCGGCAGCATCAGAGGCACGGTCAGATGTCTTCCACAGGATGGAGGCACAACCTTCAGGGGAAATGACGGAGTAAGTCGCATATTGCAACATCAAAACGGCATCGCCAACCGCCAGCG
It encodes the following:
- a CDS encoding methyl-accepting chemotaxis protein encodes the protein MNLRNFKIGTRLGVGFGLILVGLIAVILFVNALSGNNRKAMIEGLNLAAQKQVLANNMKSALFEGGIAMRNIGIQSDVGEMQKEETKVKTQRKKYEDAKEKIASLGLNEEEKKILGDIAKIDKEIEKPLKDAVGQALAFNAEGAAKIIASVIDPLSSKSILEMNKLVDLQDVASKQVFENFAAAGAKLTIWLYVILSSAAALGALFAWTITRSITQPLQEALSLAETVAEGDLRSQVSVSGHDEVTSLFQALKNMNDNLASTVGQVRTGTETITVASQEIASGNADLSSRTESQASSLEETASSMEELTSTVRQNADNARQANQLVVSASSVAVKGGEVVGQVVNTMGSIKESSRKIVDIIGVIDGIAFQTNILALNAAVEAARAGEQGRGFAVVAAEVRNLAQRSASAAKEIKSLISDSVDKVDQGSKLVDEAGKTMDEIVTSVQHVADIMSEITAASQEQSSGIEQVNLAITQMDEMTQQNAALVEQAAAAAESMEEQAVALAQAVSVFKLNGNAAQLSQQVKPVVSKVASNVANKPVTNTRSQVKALPRAATPAASASAGAGARASKPAAEQGKPAEDDWEEF
- a CDS encoding chemotaxis protein CheW translates to MTQISQGSDQGSKDGAKSDIAGHEFLAFTLGNEEYGIDILKVQEIRGYEAVTRIANAPDFLKGVINLRGIIVPVVDMRIKFNLGTPTYDQFTVVIILNIEGRIVGMVVDSVSDVTTLLPEQVRPAPEMGTTFSTDFLIGLGTLDDRMLILVDIDKLMSSPEMGLVDAAA
- the cheA gene encoding chemotaxis protein CheA, whose product is MTIDMSQFFQVFFDEAEELLAEKEKLLLGVDISSPDPEDLNAIFRAAHSIKGGASTFGLTDMTEVTHILESLLDKIRKGEMALTGEHVDAFLIAKDILKMQLDGHRLGTPVDQDAVADVRMLLQSLSQDAVPVAAPTASFISHHSEMDHADVVFKTAYKIEMPEVSEADAAAIMSELGLLGAISRLDNNGKNVVLALRTNESKDDIISICSFILNPDTLKITEEQIANLPVKKAAPTEDELGYGFFEPLESMFPPEEGKADAIVEKTPEIALPEKQAPQAEKKVEKPAASQESSTIRVGIEKVDQLINLIGELVITQAMLEQRTQDLDPIANERLLSSIAHLTRNTRDLQEAVMSIRMMPMDYVFSRFPRMVRDLASKLGKKVEFVTYGASTELDKGLIERIVDPLTHLVRNSIDHGIEMPAARLQAGKGEAGKLSLSAVHQGGNIVIEVSDDGGGLHREKILAKARQNGLAVSDSMSDSEVWLLIFAPGFSTAETVTDVSGRGVGMDVVKRNITAMGGVVDIRSAMGYGTTITISLPLTLAILDGMSIKFGNEIYILPLGFVMESLQPAKADIKEISGKGRVVKVRDEYLPLVPLYEYFDIEPKYTDPSDGIVVIVEVDGKKAALFVDDLVGQQQVVVKNIESNYKKVPGISGATILGDGGVALILDVAAVLRTAR
- a CDS encoding CheR family methyltransferase, producing the protein MTKSIDKARSDTSKEFAFNSRDFDRVRDLIYKRAGISLADSKQEMVYSRLARRLRATGISSFSEYLDGLESNQIESEWEAFTNALTTNLTSFFREEHHFPILAEHIARKHEPVNIWCSASSTGEEPYSIAITLCEAFGTLRPPAHIIATDIDTNVLETASRGVYNLDRIEKLSAERTRKFFLKGKGAQEGLVRVRPELRDLITFKQLNLLEDGWPLSGEFDAIFCRNVMIYFDKPTQGKILKKFVPLMKSDGLLFAGHSENFLYVSDDFKLRGKTVYELGKSHTAGSRATLRNLQKGNP
- a CDS encoding chemotaxis protein, with the protein product MSKKKLLGSQVKQLLSGVSDHGNAHLLEVETDLAQTTILLGEAIEKLGVSFMALHSAISSEQEEINLIISSGGVADDSVLRLKAIQEDIATHISSAVTSLQFQDLTSQLISRTLQRCEGLREVLGTLGVVGNDMQHDGETDELTALLRETTLRLEKQSADLKNLLRKAVHQKHMDSGDIELF
- a CDS encoding response regulator, with protein sequence MAKTILAVDDSGSLRQMVAFSLKAAGYQVIEAVDGQDGLEKARNQVVDLVLTDQNMPRMDGLTLIKSLRGLPSYARVPILMLTTESSDDMKAKGRAAGANGWLVKPFDPQKLTEVVKKVIG
- the motB gene encoding flagellar motor protein MotB; the encoded protein is MASEELRPIIVKRIKKVAGGHHGGAWKIAYADFVTAMMAFFLLMWLLGSTAKGNLNGIAEYFQTPLKVAMAGGDGSGDSSSVIKGGGKDLSAREGQSRKGEIDTQKKTYNLQAAEAALAKVEAERLKGLKSKIEAAIESNPTLKQYKKQLLLDITTDGLRIQMVDEQNRPMFASAKADLQPYTREILHEIGKALNDVPNRISLSGHTDAAPYGSGERGYSNWELSADRANASRRELIYGGMDESKVLRVVGLSSSVLFDKADPLNPINRRISIIVMNKKAEESASQDGGSIEVANQSDSSAEISVKP